A window of the Acetobacteraceae bacterium genome harbors these coding sequences:
- a CDS encoding GMC family oxidoreductase, protein MTEISASNSTLKADVVIVGAGWVGAIMAKELTEAGLSVIVLERGPKRNTALEGAYPASIDELRGNFRHHLFQDLSKSTFTIRNHLSQQALPYRRAGAFLLGTGVGGAGLHWAGCHFRVIPEELHLKTYLEERYGKQAYRNGLIPPDMILQNFGVSYTDLEPFFTKAEKVFGTSGEAYTVKGKIVGKGNIFAPDRSENFPLPALRETYSGALFREGCQKAGFHPYTIPAANASKAYKNPYKCDMGACNFCGYCGGYNCYNYSKASPNVNIFPALYPSPLFHLIELAHVLHIDKSKDKKRATGVTFANLKTGKTQKVKAEIVILGAFSMNNVHLLQLSKIGEIYNPKTGKGTVGKNFHYQSLSTSRIFLDKETQINQFVGAGGSGVAIDDFTLPHLDTQKLGFIGGSALWVNQSGLRPIGAAVNHKPQAKRNWGHGFKESLKDMYQHSFEIDSHGNSLSYRNNCLDLDPTWKNAYGQPLLRMTFDWHSNDIKMNRYVTGKIPQIANQLNARKWKLNHLSAPFNTSDYKTTHLGGGAVMGDNPNISAVNPYLQSWELHNLFVIGASAFPHSITYNPTGLVAALAYWSAKAIKETYLKKPDPLCRD, encoded by the coding sequence ATGACCGAGATTTCCGCCTCAAACTCGACACTTAAAGCGGATGTTGTCATTGTTGGCGCAGGCTGGGTTGGCGCGATTATGGCAAAAGAACTAACAGAGGCCGGCCTTTCTGTCATTGTTCTAGAACGTGGTCCAAAACGTAATACTGCCCTTGAAGGCGCTTATCCTGCAAGCATTGATGAATTAAGAGGAAATTTTCGCCATCACCTCTTTCAAGATTTATCCAAAAGTACTTTTACCATCCGCAACCACCTCTCCCAGCAAGCTCTGCCTTATCGGCGTGCTGGCGCTTTTTTATTAGGAACAGGCGTTGGCGGCGCTGGCCTTCATTGGGCTGGTTGTCATTTCAGGGTTATCCCAGAAGAGCTGCATTTAAAAACATATCTTGAAGAGCGCTACGGAAAACAAGCCTACCGAAATGGCCTTATTCCTCCAGATATGATTTTACAAAATTTTGGTGTTTCCTATACAGATTTAGAGCCTTTTTTTACAAAAGCAGAAAAAGTTTTTGGCACTTCTGGAGAAGCTTATACAGTTAAGGGAAAAATTGTCGGAAAAGGGAATATTTTCGCCCCAGATCGTTCTGAAAACTTTCCTCTGCCGGCCCTGCGAGAAACTTACTCAGGCGCACTTTTTCGGGAAGGCTGTCAAAAAGCAGGCTTCCACCCCTATACAATTCCTGCTGCTAACGCCTCAAAAGCCTATAAAAACCCTTATAAATGTGACATGGGGGCATGTAATTTCTGTGGCTATTGCGGTGGCTATAACTGTTATAATTATTCCAAGGCATCGCCTAATGTGAATATTTTTCCTGCCCTTTATCCTTCCCCTCTTTTCCATCTCATTGAACTTGCACATGTTCTGCACATTGACAAAAGCAAAGACAAAAAACGTGCGACAGGCGTCACTTTTGCAAACTTAAAAACAGGAAAAACACAAAAAGTTAAAGCTGAAATCGTCATTTTAGGTGCTTTTTCGATGAATAATGTTCATTTACTCCAACTCTCTAAAATTGGGGAAATCTACAATCCAAAAACAGGGAAAGGCACCGTCGGTAAAAATTTTCACTACCAATCTCTTTCCACCTCTCGGATTTTCCTTGATAAAGAAACACAAATCAATCAATTTGTCGGAGCTGGCGGCAGTGGTGTCGCCATTGATGATTTCACGCTCCCTCATTTAGATACCCAAAAATTAGGTTTCATTGGCGGAAGCGCCTTATGGGTAAACCAGTCAGGATTACGTCCTATTGGCGCTGCGGTGAACCATAAACCCCAAGCAAAACGCAACTGGGGTCATGGTTTTAAAGAAAGTCTCAAAGACATGTATCAACATTCCTTTGAAATTGACTCTCATGGAAACTCGCTCTCTTACAGGAATAATTGCCTTGATCTTGATCCAACATGGAAAAATGCTTACGGGCAGCCCCTGCTGCGCATGACATTCGACTGGCATTCGAATGATATTAAAATGAACCGCTATGTCACAGGCAAAATCCCACAAATTGCAAACCAGCTAAATGCCAGAAAATGGAAGCTAAACCATCTTTCCGCACCCTTTAATACTTCAGACTATAAAACAACCCATCTAGGAGGCGGAGCCGTTATGGGCGATAACCCGAATATCAGTGCCGTAAATCCCTATCTCCAAAGCTGGGAACTTCATAATC
- a CDS encoding gluconate 2-dehydrogenase subunit 3 family protein — protein sequence MSQHLLSDNIVPFTRRNFLFGSSSCIALLSFTGCTKGNAYTHGSLLFQPEERQFLEIASQLIFPTEDLTHDKKGLHVVDYLERQLAMPYGFGERTYLSGPFVQGDHALGYQLPYPPYDLYKTALSRLFAWIKDNFHEKSFVNLPSETQIQILENLEDDQINLGDIPSSVFFTQLRQNVLEGVFSDPLYGGNTEMKGWEYLGFPGARAEFMKWINQHGAPYPYKPVAIPLSFEKMQRFWQLQEENGTTSL from the coding sequence CTGAGCCAGCACCTTCTTTCCGACAATATTGTACCCTTTACACGCCGCAATTTTCTTTTCGGAAGCAGTAGCTGCATTGCTTTACTCTCCTTTACGGGGTGTACCAAGGGCAATGCTTACACACATGGCTCTCTCCTTTTTCAACCAGAAGAACGCCAGTTCCTTGAAATTGCCTCTCAACTGATTTTTCCAACAGAAGACCTGACGCACGATAAGAAAGGCCTCCATGTTGTTGATTATCTTGAACGTCAACTTGCAATGCCCTACGGCTTTGGAGAACGAACTTATCTCTCAGGACCTTTTGTACAGGGAGACCACGCTCTAGGATACCAGCTCCCGTATCCGCCTTATGATCTCTACAAAACCGCCTTAAGCAGACTTTTTGCTTGGATCAAAGACAACTTTCATGAAAAATCTTTTGTAAACCTTCCTTCAGAAACACAAATTCAGATTTTAGAAAATCTTGAAGATGACCAAATAAATCTTGGAGATATTCCAAGTTCGGTCTTTTTTACACAGCTAAGACAAAATGTTTTAGAAGGCGTTTTTTCTGATCCGCTTTATGGCGGAAATACAGAAATGAAAGGCTGGGAATATCTTGGATTTCCCGGGGCCCGCGCAGAATTTATGAAATGGATTAACCAACATGGTGCGCCCTATCCTTACAAACCTGTTGCAATCCCCCTTTCCTTTGAAAAAATGCAACGTTTTTGGCAACTCCAAGAAGAGAATGGCACGACTTCCTTATGA
- a CDS encoding Hsp33 family molecular chaperone HslO, protein MFSSSSISLNTKESGSGRPREVPNLTEEKAVLPFFLRNAPVRGRFIRLGDLGNALLSRHKEADSAALFLMGKMAALTAGLATALKFEGNFTVQTKGDGLLSMMASDCSSEGALRVTLQKNEENKETPSKDAEAGKLLGSGYLAFTVQEKHAPQPQQGIVKMEGSETETLAHLAERYFKDSAQYPCHILLFSDLIEGKYQSAALILERLPDESQIRAVKDSSLSGDKIKDLWETACTLADTLKQDEALNATVPSEEIVYRLFGSLEVMASDFRSLSFGCRCTRQKIENMLKGFQGEEQKELIHEGKIEVDCHFCNIRFSFLPEEIIP, encoded by the coding sequence ATGTTTTCCTCTTCGTCTATCTCTCTCAATACAAAAGAATCTGGTTCTGGACGTCCAAGAGAAGTCCCTAACCTTACAGAAGAAAAAGCTGTTCTTCCCTTTTTTCTGAGGAATGCACCTGTCAGGGGACGCTTTATCCGTCTTGGCGATTTGGGAAATGCGCTTCTTTCCCGTCATAAAGAGGCAGATTCCGCAGCTCTTTTTCTTATGGGAAAAATGGCAGCGCTGACGGCTGGGCTTGCTACTGCTTTAAAATTTGAAGGTAATTTCACTGTTCAAACCAAGGGTGACGGCCTTCTCTCTATGATGGCAAGTGATTGCTCCAGCGAGGGAGCGTTGCGTGTTACCTTGCAAAAAAATGAAGAAAACAAAGAGACTCCTTCTAAAGATGCCGAAGCTGGAAAACTTCTAGGATCAGGGTATCTCGCCTTTACAGTTCAAGAAAAACATGCCCCCCAGCCTCAACAGGGTATTGTTAAAATGGAAGGCAGCGAAACAGAAACGCTCGCCCATTTAGCAGAACGCTATTTCAAAGATAGTGCGCAATATCCTTGCCATATTTTACTTTTTTCAGATTTAATCGAAGGAAAATACCAGTCTGCGGCGCTTATTTTAGAACGCTTGCCAGACGAGAGTCAGATAAGAGCCGTCAAAGATAGTTCTCTAAGTGGAGATAAAATTAAAGATTTATGGGAAACCGCCTGTACTCTGGCAGACACTCTAAAACAGGATGAGGCTCTGAACGCAACGGTGCCTTCTGAAGAAATTGTCTATCGGCTTTTCGGGAGCTTAGAAGTCATGGCAAGTGACTTCCGTTCCCTCTCTTTTGGATGCCGTTGCACCCGTCAGAAGATTGAAAATATGCTCAAAGGCTTTCAAGGAGAGGAGCAAAAAGAACTTATTCATGAAGGCAAGATTGAAGTTGACTGCCATTTTTGCAATATCCGCTTTTCCTTTCTCCCCGAAGAAATAATCCCATGA
- a CDS encoding aspartate aminotransferase family protein: MTRHSSFLTPNYNRFPIAFTHGKGVWLYEKSGEKYLDFGAGIAVSSLGHSHPELVKNLTEQLHKLIHVSNLYQIPESEEVAEHLVKHSFADYVLFANSGTEANEALVKLIRRAQYMSDHPERRAIISFNHAFHGRTLAMLSATGNPKYQEGFGPMPSEFRHAVFNNIDSIYPLLDGKVAGILVEPIQGESGINVPDTAFLQKLRDICSENGIFLGFDEVQTGVGRSGHLFAHEQFNVTPDVLSLAKGLGGGIPIGAVLVKKELGEHLTAGTHGSTFAGNPFACIAAKTVLEEILAPSFLPKVQKTSLSFHKMLQKLVQDYPEVFTEVRGIGLIKGLRCAPPVSEVAKMCLRHKFLAVPAGDNVLRLLPPLIVTEEECKIAIEKLSQVALVLKY; this comes from the coding sequence ATGACGCGCCATTCTTCTTTTCTAACGCCAAATTATAACCGTTTTCCAATCGCCTTCACACATGGAAAAGGCGTCTGGCTTTATGAAAAATCTGGTGAAAAATATTTAGATTTTGGTGCGGGCATTGCCGTCTCTTCTTTGGGGCATTCACACCCTGAACTTGTTAAAAATCTTACTGAACAACTTCACAAGCTCATACACGTCTCAAACTTATATCAAATTCCAGAGAGTGAAGAGGTTGCAGAACATCTCGTAAAACATTCTTTTGCGGATTATGTGCTTTTCGCAAATTCCGGCACAGAAGCCAATGAGGCACTCGTTAAACTTATCCGCCGTGCACAATATATGTCAGACCACCCCGAACGCCGTGCCATTATTAGCTTTAATCATGCTTTCCATGGCCGGACACTTGCCATGCTCTCTGCAACAGGAAACCCTAAATATCAGGAAGGGTTTGGGCCTATGCCCAGCGAATTCCGCCACGCTGTCTTTAACAATATTGATTCTATTTATCCTCTTCTTGACGGAAAGGTTGCCGGCATTCTTGTCGAGCCGATTCAAGGGGAAAGTGGCATTAATGTTCCCGACACTGCATTCCTTCAGAAATTACGAGACATTTGCAGTGAAAATGGTATTTTTCTAGGGTTTGACGAAGTCCAAACAGGCGTTGGACGCAGCGGACACCTCTTTGCCCATGAGCAATTTAATGTCACCCCTGATGTCCTCAGTCTTGCTAAGGGTCTCGGTGGCGGTATTCCCATTGGGGCGGTATTGGTTAAAAAAGAACTTGGCGAGCATTTGACAGCTGGAACACATGGCTCAACCTTTGCGGGAAATCCTTTCGCCTGCATCGCTGCAAAAACAGTTTTAGAAGAAATTCTAGCCCCAAGTTTCTTACCAAAAGTTCAAAAGACAAGCTTATCCTTTCATAAAATGCTCCAGAAATTAGTCCAAGACTATCCAGAAGTTTTTACAGAAGTGCGCGGTATCGGTCTAATAAAGGGTCTGCGCTGTGCACCGCCTGTTTCAGAAGTGGCAAAAATGTGCTTGCGCCACAAATTTTTAGCCGTTCCAGCGGGCGATAATGTCCTGCGTTTGCTCCCTCCTCTGATTGTAACCGAGGAAGAATGTAAAATAGCCATTGAAAAACTCTCACAAGTCGCCTTAGTATTAAAATATTGA
- a CDS encoding regulatory protein RecX, translating to MSKTPKQSLLPTLDRFYLKEALLAYTARFSTTKQKAAQMLERKIMRWGFKAQKAGLPESAIYEIQENAKVHIPHLLLEMVSLGAINDLEFGRSKVRHSAGRKSRRLIVAKLSAKGIGSDLLEEAIEEGLGEAGSEKAEALEVEAALRLAKKRKIGPFQEEREEGEGMIDEYAEMQKFSKELGIFARAGFGREIAMRVLKMPLEEALPYFEE from the coding sequence ATGTCAAAAACACCGAAACAATCTTTGCTTCCAACGCTAGATCGTTTTTATCTAAAAGAAGCTTTGCTGGCTTACACGGCACGTTTTTCGACGACAAAGCAAAAAGCTGCACAAATGTTAGAGCGAAAAATTATGCGCTGGGGCTTTAAAGCTCAAAAGGCGGGTTTGCCAGAGTCAGCTATTTATGAAATCCAAGAAAATGCAAAAGTGCATATACCGCACCTACTTTTGGAGATGGTTTCCTTAGGTGCGATCAATGATTTAGAGTTTGGGCGCTCTAAAGTGCGCCATAGCGCAGGCCGAAAATCACGGCGGCTTATTGTTGCAAAATTATCCGCAAAAGGTATTGGTTCGGATCTTTTGGAAGAGGCTATTGAGGAAGGGCTTGGGGAAGCTGGATCAGAAAAAGCAGAAGCGCTGGAGGTTGAAGCTGCCCTTCGATTGGCAAAAAAACGAAAAATTGGTCCGTTTCAAGAAGAAAGAGAAGAGGGTGAAGGGATGATAGATGAATACGCAGAAATGCAAAAATTTTCTAAAGAGCTCGGTATTTTTGCCAGAGCAGGATTTGGCAGGGAGATTGCGATGAGAGTTTTGAAAATGCCTTTGGAGGAGGCGCTTCCTTATTTTGAAGAATAG
- a CDS encoding twin-arginine translocase TatA/TatE family subunit — MGSMSITHWIILGVIVLILFGGSGKISSMMGDLAKGLKTFKKSMAEEDEPDSKASASIAHKDGQDVSMASSRTAAPAEQSRKD; from the coding sequence ATGGGATCTATGAGCATCACGCATTGGATTATTCTGGGCGTTATTGTCCTTATTCTATTTGGCGGAAGTGGCAAAATTAGCAGCATGATGGGCGATTTGGCTAAAGGGTTAAAGACCTTTAAGAAGAGTATGGCTGAAGAAGATGAGCCAGATTCTAAAGCGTCCGCTTCAATTGCCCATAAAGACGGCCAAGATGTTTCTATGGCTTCTTCTCGCACAGCAGCACCGGCAGAACAGTCTCGTAAGGATTAA
- the ribF gene encoding riboflavin biosynthesis protein RibF, protein MYKDWRLIPAQAKGCAVALGNFDGVHLGHQYLLQKLSRACPSAPLGVVTFAPHPKAFFRPQDPPFQLVNTGKERANYLAHFGVEHVFEIAFNQEFANFSPEIFVEEVLINSLGVKHVGCGVDFSFGHRRLGNVALLAQLLGKAQIGLTDVEPRDDAEGPISSTRIRKALQEGYPERAMHFLGRPWRLSGKVLHGDKRGRLLGFPTANVALGNYIEPARGAYVCAIKLPQDGGDGAGNVYHGIANIGRRPTIDDKIQSRIEAHLFDFSGDLYGRMIDIFLLSHLREEKRFENLTVLTEQINADALAAQSWFAEGNAERISLF, encoded by the coding sequence CTGTATAAGGATTGGCGTTTAATTCCAGCACAGGCCAAGGGCTGTGCTGTTGCTTTAGGTAATTTTGATGGTGTGCATCTTGGGCACCAGTATTTATTGCAAAAGCTCTCGAGAGCCTGTCCCTCAGCCCCTTTGGGAGTGGTTACGTTTGCGCCGCATCCAAAAGCATTTTTCCGCCCTCAGGATCCGCCTTTTCAGTTGGTGAATACAGGGAAGGAGCGTGCAAATTATTTGGCCCATTTCGGGGTTGAGCATGTTTTTGAGATCGCTTTCAATCAGGAATTTGCCAATTTTTCTCCAGAAATTTTTGTTGAAGAAGTACTGATTAACTCTTTAGGGGTTAAGCATGTTGGCTGTGGAGTAGATTTTTCTTTCGGGCATCGTCGTCTTGGCAATGTCGCTTTGCTTGCGCAGCTTTTGGGGAAGGCACAAATTGGTTTAACGGATGTCGAACCACGTGATGATGCCGAAGGGCCTATTTCCTCGACCCGTATAAGAAAAGCTTTACAAGAAGGTTATCCAGAGAGAGCAATGCATTTTTTAGGACGCCCCTGGCGGCTTTCTGGGAAGGTGTTGCATGGGGATAAAAGGGGGCGTTTACTCGGCTTTCCAACGGCAAATGTGGCGCTTGGTAATTATATTGAGCCAGCAAGGGGCGCTTATGTCTGCGCCATTAAGTTGCCTCAGGATGGTGGAGACGGTGCAGGGAATGTTTATCATGGGATAGCCAATATTGGTCGGCGCCCAACCATTGATGATAAAATTCAAAGTCGTATAGAAGCGCATTTATTCGATTTTTCAGGCGATTTGTACGGTCGTATGATTGATATTTTTCTTCTCAGTCATTTGAGAGAGGAAAAGCGCTTTGAAAATTTAACGGTTCTGACGGAACAAATCAACGCAGATGCCTTGGCGGCACAGTCTTGGTTTGCAGAGGGGAATGCTGAGCGTATTTCTCTTTTTTAA
- a CDS encoding isoleucine--tRNA ligase has translation MSQKDHHHLNEITQAEKIAQGDYRGTVFLPRTNFPMRGNLPTQEPKRLKQWEAEKLDQRIKEAGRQRKTVFTLHDGPPYANGRIHIGHALNKVMKDVINRAQRMSGKEVRYIPGWDCHGLPIEWKVEEENRKKKKEDVKDDILGFRAQCRDYAKHWVSVQEADFKRVGVQAEWQNRYVTMDYRYESGIAKEIGAFLLSGRLYRGLKPVMWSPVERTALAEAEIEYHDVKSRTLFVAFPIKQDPTHGKLKNVSAVMWTTTPWTVPLNRALAYNPELEYCVIEAKEVTESSLVPVNSRLLLAKELVEDFVKKAQISKYRQVSEILGADLEGATAYHPFSSHVLGKDLPNGEVFYNGERPFLGGDFVTAEAGTGVVHMAPAHGDDDFRLCISHGIKITEDVLDNGLYADHVSGLSGVHVFKAADPVCDLLNESREHYEGKAPAGLMAEEEILHSYPHSWRSKKPIIFRATPQWFIAMDGHETPEGGAAGSLRDKALDALEEVTFLPASSRRRLTSMLAGRPDWCISRQRTWGVPIAIFVEKKTNKLLRDAEVMQRIVDVFAQEGADAWYQPDMAKRFLGEKYNPEDYEPVFDVVDVWFESGCMPGLVLQDAQGKRQEGLNFPADLILEGSDQHRGWFQSTLLECLESWDIAPSKTILTQGFVLDGKGRKMSKSLGNVVSPIDVADEMGADILRFWVVNSDSSEDLRISKEILKQQGEMYRRIRNSLRWILGGLEGFDEKEIVPFEKLPSLERYILHRLRQIHQKITLAAGTEKMSATHDWRDVFNEIYNFCNLDLSAFYFDIRKDVLYCDGQQEHIRQSVRTLLDILHRALTTWLAPALVFTAEEAWTVRFGESKDSDGKASSVHLETFYEPAHQNGTYLWDDTALAANWERIRELRGMITTELEGLRTSGEIRSSLEASVLLTLSEEDQNLLSSEDWQDICIVSRLKLTQGEKFSANVEKASGEKCARCWKVLEDVGQNEQYSDLCPRCVAVVKTYLEEMPS, from the coding sequence ATGTCTCAAAAAGATCATCATCACTTAAACGAGATTACTCAGGCAGAAAAAATTGCCCAAGGGGACTATCGGGGGACGGTGTTTCTGCCAAGGACAAATTTTCCAATGCGTGGAAATCTTCCCACGCAAGAGCCTAAGCGTTTAAAACAATGGGAAGCGGAGAAACTAGATCAGAGGATTAAAGAGGCAGGACGTCAGAGAAAAACGGTTTTTACACTGCATGATGGCCCTCCTTATGCTAATGGACGTATTCATATTGGGCATGCTTTGAATAAAGTGATGAAGGATGTGATTAACCGTGCGCAGCGTATGTCAGGAAAAGAAGTTCGATATATTCCTGGCTGGGATTGCCATGGTCTTCCAATTGAGTGGAAAGTCGAAGAGGAAAACCGTAAGAAGAAAAAAGAAGATGTTAAAGACGATATTTTAGGATTTCGCGCTCAATGTCGTGATTATGCTAAACATTGGGTCAGCGTTCAGGAAGCAGATTTTAAACGTGTTGGTGTACAGGCTGAATGGCAAAATCGCTATGTGACAATGGATTATCGTTATGAGAGCGGAATTGCAAAGGAAATAGGCGCATTTCTTTTGAGCGGACGTCTCTATCGCGGTTTAAAGCCCGTTATGTGGAGTCCTGTCGAGAGAACGGCTTTGGCAGAGGCTGAAATTGAATATCATGACGTTAAAAGTCGCACGTTATTTGTCGCCTTTCCAATTAAACAAGATCCTACGCATGGCAAATTGAAAAATGTCTCTGCGGTCATGTGGACAACAACGCCTTGGACTGTGCCTCTCAATCGGGCTTTAGCCTATAACCCTGAGTTGGAATATTGCGTGATTGAGGCTAAGGAAGTTACTGAATCTTCTTTAGTTCCTGTGAATAGCCGCCTTCTCTTAGCAAAGGAACTGGTCGAAGATTTCGTAAAAAAGGCACAAATTTCTAAATATCGCCAAGTTTCAGAGATACTGGGGGCAGATTTAGAGGGGGCGACAGCCTATCATCCCTTCTCGTCCCATGTGTTAGGAAAAGACCTTCCGAATGGGGAAGTCTTTTATAATGGAGAACGCCCTTTCCTTGGAGGAGATTTTGTTACGGCTGAGGCTGGGACGGGTGTTGTTCACATGGCGCCAGCGCATGGAGATGATGATTTTCGCCTTTGTATTTCCCATGGCATTAAGATTACAGAAGATGTTTTAGACAATGGGCTGTATGCAGATCATGTATCAGGATTAAGTGGCGTTCACGTTTTTAAGGCGGCCGATCCTGTTTGTGACTTGTTGAATGAATCACGTGAACATTATGAAGGAAAAGCGCCAGCTGGTTTAATGGCAGAAGAGGAAATTTTACATTCCTATCCGCATTCTTGGCGTTCTAAAAAGCCCATTATTTTCCGAGCAACCCCTCAATGGTTTATCGCAATGGATGGGCATGAAACGCCAGAAGGGGGAGCTGCAGGCTCTTTAAGAGATAAGGCTTTGGATGCGTTGGAGGAGGTGACGTTTTTGCCTGCCTCTTCTCGTCGGCGCTTAACTTCTATGCTTGCAGGACGTCCTGACTGGTGTATTTCCCGTCAAAGGACATGGGGCGTCCCTATTGCAATTTTTGTTGAAAAGAAAACGAATAAGCTTTTGCGCGATGCAGAAGTGATGCAAAGAATTGTAGATGTCTTTGCACAAGAAGGGGCAGATGCTTGGTATCAGCCAGACATGGCAAAACGTTTTCTCGGTGAAAAATATAATCCTGAAGATTATGAGCCTGTTTTTGATGTCGTGGATGTTTGGTTTGAAAGTGGATGTATGCCAGGTCTTGTTCTGCAAGATGCGCAAGGGAAGCGCCAAGAAGGGCTTAATTTTCCAGCAGATTTGATTCTGGAAGGCTCAGATCAGCATCGTGGCTGGTTTCAATCTACTTTGTTGGAATGTCTTGAATCTTGGGATATTGCCCCTTCCAAAACGATTTTGACGCAGGGCTTTGTTTTGGATGGCAAAGGCCGGAAAATGTCAAAATCTTTGGGGAATGTGGTTTCTCCTATTGATGTTGCAGATGAAATGGGGGCGGATATTTTGCGTTTCTGGGTTGTTAACTCAGATTCCAGTGAAGATTTGCGTATTAGTAAGGAAATTTTGAAACAGCAAGGGGAAATGTACCGCCGTATCCGCAATAGTCTGCGTTGGATTTTAGGCGGGTTAGAGGGGTTTGATGAAAAGGAAATCGTCCCTTTTGAAAAATTGCCCTCTTTAGAGCGCTATATTCTGCATCGCTTACGTCAGATTCATCAGAAAATCACCCTTGCTGCTGGCACTGAAAAAATGTCAGCAACGCATGATTGGCGTGATGTTTTTAATGAAATTTATAATTTCTGTAATTTAGATCTTTCCGCTTTTTATTTTGATATTCGTAAAGACGTTCTTTATTGCGACGGGCAGCAGGAGCATATTCGCCAGTCGGTTAGAACGCTTTTGGATATTCTCCATCGGGCTTTGACAACTTGGCTTGCACCAGCCTTAGTCTTTACCGCAGAGGAGGCTTGGACCGTTCGTTTTGGAGAGAGTAAGGACTCCGATGGAAAAGCTTCAAGCGTGCATTTAGAAACCTTCTATGAACCAGCTCACCAGAATGGCACTTATCTTTGGGATGATACTGCTTTAGCTGCAAATTGGGAGAGAATCCGTGAACTCCGGGGAATGATCACAACAGAGTTAGAAGGTTTAAGAACTTCGGGAGAAATACGCTCTTCGCTTGAGGCCTCCGTTCTTCTAACGCTTTCGGAAGAAGATCAAAACTTGCTTTCATCTGAGGATTGGCAAGATATTTGTATTGTTTCACGGTTAAAATTGACGCAAGGTGAAAAATTCTCTGCTAACGTAGAAAAAGCAAGTGGTGAAAAATGTGCCCGCTGTTGGAAAGTGCTGGAAGATGTAGGGCAGAATGAACAATACAGCGATCTTTGCCCGCGTTGCGTAGCTGTTGTTAAAACTTATTTAGAGGAAATGCCTTCATGA
- the lspA gene encoding signal peptidase II has product MGLIVLVFLIDQWSKGIILEKLSGFVHAKEITPFFDLVLVRNKAVTFGMFGGVTDTLGPWVFIIISLMACMALGMYLWRTTSVLIALCCGLIIGGALGNAFDRLFRGGTVVDFLYFHIGEVSWYVFNLADTAIVGGVMIWIIYSFFSDKKNTGNFEG; this is encoded by the coding sequence ATGGGATTAATCGTTCTTGTTTTTCTGATTGATCAATGGAGTAAAGGGATTATCCTCGAAAAATTGAGCGGTTTTGTTCATGCAAAGGAAATTACGCCTTTTTTTGATTTAGTTTTGGTTCGAAATAAGGCTGTAACCTTTGGGATGTTTGGCGGCGTTACAGATACGCTCGGTCCATGGGTTTTTATTATTATTTCGTTAATGGCCTGTATGGCTCTCGGGATGTATCTCTGGCGGACGACTTCGGTTTTGATTGCGCTTTGCTGCGGATTGATTATTGGGGGAGCGCTTGGAAATGCTTTTGACCGCTTATTTCGAGGCGGTACTGTCGTTGATTTTTTGTATTTCCATATTGGGGAAGTTTCTTGGTACGTCTTTAACTTGGCAGATACAGCGATTGTTGGTGGCGTCATGATTTGGATCATTTATTCTTTTTTCAGTGATAAAAAGAATACGGGTAATTTCGAGGGCTGA
- a CDS encoding DUF3035 domain-containing protein encodes MKHSYHVKILTTVVCSFFLSTALSGCSGDEAARAFGLKRSLPDEYTVTTRAPLSMPPSERMALPGGDKSEGSDVDKSASLEAMETLSPEMAIHPIVGEPSPGQSELTAATQKAAATPDSGGLSESEDPRFVNRVMFWKEKKTGAVVSAEAENHRLRRNEALGRPMNEGPTPTEQP; translated from the coding sequence ATGAAGCATTCTTATCATGTGAAAATTTTAACGACAGTTGTCTGCTCTTTTTTTCTTTCCACAGCCCTCTCAGGTTGTTCAGGAGATGAAGCTGCGAGAGCTTTTGGCCTTAAACGTTCTTTGCCAGACGAATATACAGTGACAACAAGAGCACCTCTTTCCATGCCTCCATCTGAGAGAATGGCTTTGCCTGGAGGTGATAAGTCTGAAGGCTCTGATGTCGATAAAAGTGCTAGCTTGGAAGCAATGGAAACGCTTTCCCCCGAGATGGCGATTCATCCGATTGTTGGAGAACCTAGTCCAGGTCAGTCTGAGTTAACCGCAGCGACGCAAAAAGCTGCTGCAACGCCAGATTCCGGCGGTCTTTCGGAATCTGAAGATCCCCGTTTTGTGAATCGTGTGATGTTTTGGAAAGAGAAAAAGACAGGCGCAGTTGTTAGTGCCGAGGCGGAAAATCATCGTTTACGGCGAAATGAGGCTCTTGGCCGTCCAATGAATGAAGGCCCAACACCAACGGAACAACCCTAA